One window of Anaerolineales bacterium genomic DNA carries:
- a CDS encoding MarR family transcriptional regulator: MTSTLQIKHSLREWMDVFMHRSMRGWMTFAKSTGLSMPQFSILMQLHHRGPCGMSEISERFDITAAAASQLTDKLVQGGYIERAEDPNDRRAKSIQLTPKGKELVEAGMTERYRWMDELVSKLSAEDKPKVVEALKVLTEAARQLDETA, translated from the coding sequence ATGACCTCTACCCTCCAAATAAAACACTCCCTGCGCGAATGGATGGACGTTTTCATGCACCGCTCCATGCGCGGCTGGATGACCTTCGCAAAGTCCACCGGGCTTTCGATGCCGCAGTTCAGCATCCTGATGCAGCTGCATCATCGCGGGCCATGCGGCATGTCTGAGATCAGCGAACGGTTCGACATCACCGCCGCAGCAGCGAGTCAACTCACGGACAAACTCGTACAGGGCGGTTACATCGAACGCGCTGAAGATCCCAATGACCGCCGCGCCAAGTCCATTCAACTGACGCCAAAAGGCAAAGAGTTGGTGGAAGCCGGTATGACCGAGCGTTATCGCTGGATGGATGAACTCGTCTCCAAGCTTTCAGCGGAGGATAAACCCAAAGTGGTTGAGGCGCTCAAAGTCCTGACTGAGGCGGCACGTCAACTCGACGAAACTGCATAA
- a CDS encoding ABC transporter ATP-binding protein, producing the protein MMKLMKFVKPYRWMLLLSITLIFAQANLDLALPDYLSRIVNTGIQQGGVQDSLPEAIRASEMDKVVIFLSAEDKEDILASYSLVTDSSPDYESYLEKYPTLADEPIYVMNDIAQSEVDRLNPIMAKALLTVSGIEQALTDPAAAAQMSGAFGGFDPSQLPPGMDVFDVLAKLPAAQLSQITDSVDEKFSALGEPMIVQAGVNVVRNEYEALGMDTEKLQSNYILTSGAWMLGLTLLSGIATIIVGYLSAKIAAGMARDIRRDVFQHVESFSSTEFDKFSTASLITRTTNDVTQIQMVSMMMIRMMFYAPLMGVGGIIKVISNDSPLAWIIGVAVLMLVSLIAIVFSLSLPKFKIIQSLTDRINLVARENLTGMMVVRAFTMEGFEEKRFDVANKDLTAVSLFINRVMVVMMPLMMLIMNVMLLGVIWFGANEVAASNMQVGDMMAFMQYAMQIVMAFLMLSMMFIMIPRASVSADRIHEVLSTVPHIHDPKEARKFAEPFKGEIEFRNVSFRYPGGDIDAVQNISFVAKPGQTTAFIGSTGAGKSTIVNLIPRFYEVSDGSIFIDGIDIRDVTQHDLREKIGYVPQKSALFSGTIESNMLYADKNATKDMLDSAIEIAQAKEFVNEKPEGMATEIAQGGTNVSGGQKQRLSIARAIVKKPPIYILDDSFSALDFKTDSALRRAFKEKSKDSTLLIVTQRVSTIKNAEQIIVLDDGKIVGKGTHNELMETCETYKEIALSQLNMEELA; encoded by the coding sequence ATGATGAAATTAATGAAGTTCGTAAAACCCTATCGATGGATGCTGCTGCTTTCCATCACGTTGATCTTCGCACAGGCAAACCTCGACCTCGCCCTGCCTGATTATCTTTCGCGCATCGTCAACACCGGCATTCAACAAGGCGGCGTGCAAGATTCCCTGCCCGAAGCCATCCGCGCCAGTGAGATGGATAAGGTCGTCATCTTTTTGAGCGCGGAAGATAAAGAGGACATTCTCGCCTCTTACTCGCTCGTCACTGATTCTTCTCCCGATTACGAGTCCTACCTTGAGAAGTATCCCACTCTCGCGGATGAACCCATTTATGTAATGAACGACATCGCGCAGAGTGAAGTGGATCGTCTCAACCCAATCATGGCAAAAGCCCTGCTGACGGTTTCCGGCATCGAGCAAGCCTTGACAGACCCCGCAGCAGCCGCCCAAATGAGCGGAGCCTTCGGCGGCTTCGACCCAAGCCAACTGCCCCCCGGCATGGACGTGTTCGATGTGTTGGCAAAATTACCCGCTGCACAACTTTCACAGATCACCGATTCAGTCGATGAAAAATTCTCCGCGCTGGGCGAACCGATGATCGTGCAGGCGGGTGTGAACGTCGTCCGCAATGAATACGAAGCGCTCGGCATGGATACCGAAAAACTCCAGAGCAATTACATCCTCACCTCTGGTGCGTGGATGCTGGGTTTGACCCTTCTCTCCGGCATTGCGACCATCATCGTTGGCTATCTTTCTGCGAAAATCGCCGCAGGCATGGCGCGTGATATTCGCCGTGATGTTTTTCAGCATGTAGAAAGTTTCTCCAGCACCGAGTTCGACAAGTTCTCGACCGCATCACTCATCACCCGCACCACCAACGACGTGACCCAGATCCAAATGGTCAGCATGATGATGATCCGCATGATGTTCTACGCGCCGCTGATGGGCGTGGGCGGCATCATCAAGGTCATCTCCAATGACTCACCGCTGGCGTGGATCATCGGCGTGGCGGTTCTGATGCTGGTGAGTTTGATCGCCATCGTCTTCTCGCTCTCGCTGCCCAAGTTCAAGATCATCCAATCGCTGACCGACCGCATCAACCTCGTGGCGCGCGAAAACCTGACCGGTATGATGGTCGTCCGCGCCTTTACGATGGAAGGCTTTGAAGAGAAACGCTTCGATGTAGCCAACAAAGATCTGACCGCCGTCAGCCTGTTCATCAACCGCGTGATGGTGGTGATGATGCCGCTGATGATGCTCATCATGAACGTGATGCTGCTGGGCGTGATCTGGTTCGGCGCGAACGAAGTTGCCGCCTCGAACATGCAAGTCGGGGACATGATGGCATTCATGCAGTACGCCATGCAGATCGTGATGGCGTTCCTGATGCTCTCGATGATGTTCATCATGATTCCGCGTGCCTCGGTCTCCGCAGACCGCATCCACGAGGTGTTGAGCACTGTGCCGCACATCCACGACCCGAAGGAAGCCAGGAAATTCGCCGAACCCTTCAAGGGCGAGATCGAATTCCGCAATGTCTCCTTCCGCTACCCGGGCGGTGACATTGACGCGGTGCAAAACATCAGCTTTGTAGCCAAGCCTGGGCAGACCACCGCATTTATCGGGTCGACCGGAGCCGGAAAGTCCACCATCGTCAATCTCATTCCGCGCTTCTACGAAGTTTCAGATGGCTCGATCTTCATCGACGGCATCGACATCCGCGATGTGACCCAGCACGACTTGCGCGAAAAGATCGGCTACGTGCCGCAAAAGTCCGCGCTGTTCTCGGGCACCATTGAAAGCAATATGTTGTACGCTGACAAGAATGCCACAAAAGACATGCTCGACTCGGCAATTGAAATTGCCCAAGCCAAAGAATTCGTGAACGAGAAACCCGAAGGCATGGCAACCGAAATTGCCCAAGGCGGCACCAACGTCTCTGGCGGGCAGAAGCAGCGCCTTTCGATCGCGCGTGCCATCGTCAAGAAGCCGCCGATCTACATCCTCGACGACAGCTTCTCGGCACTCGACTTCAAAACCGACTCGGCTCTGCGCCGCGCTTTCAAAGAAAAATCAAAAGACAGCACGCTGTTGATCGTCACCCAGCGCGTCTCGACCATCAAGAATGCCGAACAGATCATCGTGCTGGATGATGGCAAGATCGTCGGCAAAGGAACGCATAACGAGCTTATGGAAACCTGTGAAACCTATAAAGAAATCGCCTTGTCACAGTTGAACATGGAGGAATTAGCATGA
- a CDS encoding ABC transporter ATP-binding protein, with product MMQRPGQQQQGPRMGGPMGGHMMGGPVAKARDFKGTMKKLIEYLGAYRGLIIVVFIFAVFSTAASIAGPKILGNATTKLFEGVMAELNGTGEIDFAYIGRIALITLGLYLVSALFAYIQGWIMANVSTDIAYRFRRDLSEKMNRMPLRYFDGTTHGEVLSRITNDVDTLNQTLSQSLTQIITSLVTVVGVLIMMLSISWQMTLVALVVIPLSMVTVMLIVRQSQKFFKQQQEYLGHVNGHVEEMYGGHIVMKAFNGEAESISKFDQSNNTLYDSAWKSQFLSGLMMPIMMFIGNLGYVAVAILGGYLAIRNAITVGDIQAFIQYMRSFTQPITQLANISNVLQQTAAAAERVFEFLDEKEEVEDTTSPIKLDSVNGHVEFKDVHFGYDLAKPVINNFSAEAEPGHKIAIVGPTGAGKTTMVKLLMRFYDIDSGKIMIDGHDIRDFTRKDLRKMFGMVLQDTWLYNGTIMENIRYGRPDATDDEVIAAAQMAHVDHFVHTLPDGYNMVLNEETSNISQGQMQLLTIARAFLADPKILILDEATSSVDTRTEVLIQRAMTNLMKNRTSFVIAHRLSTIRDADLILVMNHGDIVEQGTHKELLAKYGFYYELYMSQFKKMEDETIIA from the coding sequence ATGATGCAGCGTCCTGGTCAACAACAGCAAGGTCCACGCATGGGCGGTCCGATGGGCGGACACATGATGGGTGGTCCCGTCGCCAAAGCCCGCGACTTCAAAGGCACGATGAAGAAACTCATCGAGTATCTAGGTGCCTATCGCGGTCTGATCATCGTCGTCTTCATCTTCGCCGTCTTCTCCACCGCCGCCAGCATTGCCGGTCCGAAAATTCTCGGCAATGCCACGACGAAACTTTTTGAAGGCGTGATGGCGGAACTGAACGGTACGGGCGAGATCGACTTCGCCTACATCGGACGCATCGCTCTCATAACGTTGGGCTTGTATCTCGTCTCCGCGCTTTTTGCCTATATCCAAGGCTGGATCATGGCAAACGTCTCGACGGATATCGCCTACCGTTTCCGCCGCGACCTCTCCGAGAAAATGAACCGCATGCCACTGCGCTATTTCGACGGCACGACTCACGGCGAAGTGCTCTCGCGCATCACCAACGATGTCGATACGCTCAACCAGACCCTCAGCCAAAGCCTGACCCAGATCATCACCTCGCTGGTGACGGTGGTCGGTGTGCTGATCATGATGCTCTCCATCAGCTGGCAGATGACGCTGGTGGCGCTGGTAGTCATTCCGCTTTCGATGGTGACCGTGATGCTGATCGTGCGACAGTCACAGAAGTTCTTCAAACAGCAGCAGGAATATCTCGGTCACGTCAACGGGCATGTGGAAGAGATGTACGGCGGTCACATCGTGATGAAAGCCTTCAATGGCGAAGCCGAAAGCATCTCCAAGTTCGACCAGTCGAATAACACGCTCTACGACTCGGCGTGGAAGTCTCAATTCCTCTCCGGCTTGATGATGCCGATCATGATGTTCATCGGCAACCTTGGTTATGTGGCAGTTGCCATCCTCGGCGGGTATCTCGCCATCCGCAATGCCATCACCGTCGGCGACATTCAAGCCTTCATTCAATACATGCGCTCGTTCACCCAGCCCATCACACAGCTGGCGAACATCTCGAACGTGCTCCAGCAAACTGCCGCCGCCGCGGAGCGTGTCTTTGAATTCCTCGATGAAAAAGAAGAAGTGGAAGATACCACCTCCCCCATCAAGCTCGACAGCGTGAACGGACATGTGGAATTCAAGGATGTCCACTTCGGCTACGATCTGGCGAAGCCGGTCATCAACAACTTCTCAGCGGAGGCAGAGCCCGGGCACAAGATCGCAATCGTCGGTCCGACCGGAGCCGGAAAGACCACCATGGTCAAACTGCTGATGCGCTTCTATGATATCGACAGCGGCAAAATCATGATCGACGGGCACGACATCCGCGACTTTACGCGCAAAGACCTGCGCAAGATGTTCGGCATGGTGCTGCAAGATACCTGGCTTTATAACGGCACGATTATGGAAAACATCCGCTATGGGCGACCCGACGCAACCGATGATGAAGTGATCGCCGCCGCGCAGATGGCGCATGTGGATCATTTCGTCCACACGTTGCCAGATGGCTACAACATGGTCTTGAACGAAGAGACCTCGAACATCTCACAGGGACAGATGCAGTTGCTGACCATCGCGCGCGCCTTCCTCGCCGACCCGAAGATTCTGATTCTTGATGAAGCGACAAGTTCGGTCGATACCCGCACCGAAGTGCTCATCCAACGCGCGATGACCAACCTGATGAAGAACCGCACCTCATTCGTCATCGCGCACCGTCTCTCCACCATCCGTGATGCGGACTTGATCCTCGTGATGAATCATGGCGACATCGTGGAGCAAGGCACCCACAAGGAATTGCTGGCGAAATATGGTTTCTATTACGAGTTGTATATGAGTCAGTTCAAGAAAATGGAAGACGAAACGATAATTGCATAA
- a CDS encoding MFS transporter → MTETTQTLPEDKLDFKRILPILVIVFVDLMGLSIIIPLLPLYAARFGADPLTVGVLQASYPLMQFVGAPILGRLSDRFGRKPVLIASQIGTLSGFILLGFANTLFLLFISRIIDGLSGANIATAQAAIADSTNEKTRTQGLGLIGAAFGVGFVLGPVLAFIVLAATGQNYQAVAWTAALFSFISIMLTTFWFKETIQNAADPVASRKRRPFSFEALRKAVSNPAILLLVVIMFFYQVAFGGYEQLFSLFTLVRLGMDARDTSGLFMLAGIMIIVVQAGLVGRWSKKYGDRWLALMGIGTLAIGLIGTGLTPAVPVPWYEKARVLESMAGEGEFRVSMQDINIELPDESANGWLGIGWLVMASIPAAIGGGTLHPAINSLVSKASDKSEVGGNLGLSAAAYSAANAIAPLFYGSLFQWLGAPIPFLAGGVILLALFLFAPRVIKH, encoded by the coding sequence ATGACCGAAACAACTCAGACACTCCCCGAAGATAAACTCGATTTCAAACGCATCCTGCCCATCCTCGTCATCGTCTTTGTAGACTTGATGGGACTTTCCATCATCATTCCATTGTTGCCGCTCTACGCCGCCCGCTTCGGCGCGGATCCGCTCACGGTCGGTGTTCTGCAAGCCTCTTATCCGCTGATGCAGTTCGTCGGCGCGCCGATCCTTGGTCGTCTTTCTGACCGTTTCGGACGCAAGCCGGTACTCATCGCCAGCCAGATAGGCACCCTAAGCGGATTCATCCTGCTCGGATTTGCGAACACGCTCTTCCTTCTTTTTATCTCGCGCATCATAGATGGTCTCTCCGGCGCGAACATCGCCACCGCCCAAGCCGCCATCGCAGACAGCACCAATGAAAAGACCCGCACACAGGGGCTGGGTCTGATCGGCGCGGCATTCGGCGTGGGCTTCGTGCTCGGGCCTGTTCTCGCTTTCATCGTCCTTGCGGCAACGGGTCAGAACTACCAAGCCGTGGCGTGGACTGCAGCCTTGTTTTCGTTCATCTCCATTATGTTGACCACATTTTGGTTCAAGGAAACCATTCAAAATGCCGCCGACCCTGTCGCTTCGCGCAAGCGCCGTCCGTTCTCGTTTGAGGCGCTTCGCAAAGCCGTCAGCAACCCGGCGATCCTTTTGCTGGTGGTCATCATGTTCTTTTATCAGGTGGCATTTGGCGGGTACGAACAACTCTTCTCTTTATTCACCCTTGTCCGCCTCGGCATGGATGCGCGCGATACATCCGGTCTGTTCATGCTGGCAGGAATAATGATCATTGTGGTGCAGGCTGGGTTGGTGGGACGATGGTCGAAAAAATACGGCGATCGCTGGCTGGCATTGATGGGCATTGGCACACTCGCCATCGGCTTGATCGGAACGGGTCTGACTCCCGCTGTGCCTGTGCCTTGGTATGAAAAAGCCCGCGTACTCGAAAGCATGGCAGGCGAAGGCGAATTCCGCGTATCGATGCAGGATATTAATATCGAACTGCCGGATGAATCGGCGAACGGCTGGCTGGGCATTGGCTGGCTCGTGATGGCGAGTATTCCGGCTGCCATCGGCGGCGGGACGCTTCATCCAGCGATCAACAGTCTGGTCTCAAAAGCATCTGATAAATCAGAGGTGGGCGGCAATTTGGGTCTTTCGGCGGCGGCTTACAGCGCAGCAAATGCGATTGCGCCCTTATTCTATGGCTCGCTCTTCCAATGGCTCGGCGCGCCGATTCCGTTTTTGGCGGGCGGGGTAATTTTGTTGGCGTTGTTTTTATTTGCACCAAGGGTGATCAAGCATTAA
- a CDS encoding NUDIX domain-containing protein, with product MKILAEIHRSDGVDVHGSTIHRTAVRAVIIRGHELLMVYSSKVGDYKFPGGGVNAGESHEHALARELLEECGATLIGVDGELGAIIEYDHAKEADFDVFKMASSYYFCQVGDGFVRQTLDEYEHDLGFQAVWIDIKDAIDANKSLLSHNTLPAWLKREIFVLEYIRQTIICENDTRP from the coding sequence ATGAAGATCCTTGCAGAAATTCACCGATCGGATGGCGTCGATGTTCATGGCAGCACCATCCATCGCACCGCGGTACGCGCTGTCATCATCCGCGGGCATGAATTGCTCATGGTCTATTCATCCAAGGTCGGCGATTATAAATTTCCCGGAGGCGGGGTAAATGCGGGTGAGTCTCATGAACATGCACTTGCTCGCGAGCTGCTGGAGGAATGTGGCGCAACCCTCATTGGCGTGGATGGCGAATTGGGGGCAATCATCGAATACGACCATGCCAAAGAGGCTGACTTCGATGTTTTCAAGATGGCTTCCTCATATTATTTTTGCCAGGTTGGGGATGGGTTTGTCAGGCAGACGCTGGATGAGTATGAACACGATCTCGGCTTCCAAGCGGTCTGGATCGATATAAAAGACGCAATTGATGCCAACAAGTCATTACTTTCTCATAATACCCTCCCTGCATGGTTGAAGCGCGAGATTTTTGTACTGGAATATATCAGACAGACAATCATTTGTGAGAATGACACTCGACCGTGA
- a CDS encoding HAD family hydrolase, with translation MPLKVPEIKALCFDVDGTLSNTDDLYAQKVSKFFPRLLFKDPAHAARRFVMWIESPGNALLGLADSLHLDDEMVAFINWLSRHRRLSSRKFLLVPGVDEMLKQLHGRYPMAIVSARDEMGTMRFLEKFDLVRYFDAIVTGLSAKYTKPYPDPVLLAAQKMNVPPENCLMIGDTTVDIRAGKSAGAQTLGVLCGFGEEAELRRFGADEIVEDTTKLLEILTADGRP, from the coding sequence ATGCCCCTTAAGGTACCAGAGATAAAAGCCTTGTGCTTCGATGTGGACGGGACACTCAGTAATACAGATGACCTTTACGCTCAAAAAGTGTCGAAATTCTTTCCCCGGCTCCTCTTCAAGGACCCGGCCCATGCTGCGCGCCGCTTTGTCATGTGGATCGAATCCCCCGGCAATGCCCTGCTGGGATTGGCAGATTCGCTTCATCTCGACGATGAGATGGTCGCTTTCATAAACTGGCTTTCGCGCCACCGGAGGCTTTCTTCGAGAAAATTCCTTCTCGTCCCCGGCGTGGACGAAATGCTCAAACAACTCCATGGACGTTACCCAATGGCCATCGTTAGTGCGCGCGATGAAATGGGGACGATGCGTTTCCTCGAGAAATTCGATCTCGTCAGATATTTCGATGCCATCGTTACCGGGCTTTCCGCCAAATACACCAAACCATACCCCGACCCGGTCCTTCTGGCGGCTCAAAAGATGAATGTACCGCCTGAAAATTGTTTGATGATCGGCGATACCACCGTCGACATACGCGCGGGGAAATCTGCAGGGGCACAAACCCTGGGCGTGCTTTGCGGTTTTGGCGAAGAAGCTGAGCTAAGGCGATTTGGAGCGGATGAGATCGTGGAAGATACGACGAAATTGCTGGAAATTTTGACTGCGGACGGTCGACCGTAG
- a CDS encoding GAF domain-containing protein, with translation MKEEHSRSLLELLVKVSREVATALDLRTVLQRVLYACIQYVGGERGSVVVMDDLGKPVDATIVYGKHFHDHTTQQLRDTVERGLAGWVVQNRKAALVPDTSKDERWLRRADDAAEKTGPKSAICVPLMARERFVGVLTLVHSVPNTFNEEHLELVQAISDQASVAVLNARLYTETQRTARIMSALAEGAAAINSSLEMQDVLRRILNQTMQALQVETVALALIDPATRELVVKAAAGSNSGGIPGFRIPAGQGLTGKVVAQKHGIILSSISQESGINETDRLNGLEMRALAIAPIQSHGKVIGVLEAVNPIAGSFDPDAMVVMTGLGNIAGSTIENSQLFEQLQHAHRHYRELFEDSVDPILITDWEGRIFEVNRGAVEVSGYSSAELHAMSIEQLHEVNWAKAGLNFEMLKNGNTCGYESSLLRKDGGMVSIEVYARRVEFNNTEAIQWIMRDITSRKDLDALRDDMISMIFHDLRSPLGNIVSSLEMMSALLPQDETLNSMLNIAKNSTGRIHRLVNSLLDINRLEAGQQIVDQNSIDPVALVREAIRDVEPSVAARQQILTNRATSVLPLVWVDVDMIYRVLINLLENAIKFTPVGRRIDIGAQTAPDGMFVNFWVRDNGPGIPLSEQERIFEKFTRLRGKNKPGGLGVGLAFCRLAVNGHGGKIWIESEVDKGATFWVALPVATRKATGTLKRQTGRLTFKPDKDQPTDETKKNG, from the coding sequence ATGAAAGAAGAACATTCGCGCTCGCTCCTCGAATTACTGGTAAAAGTCAGCCGTGAAGTGGCGACCGCACTGGACTTGCGGACGGTCCTGCAGCGGGTTCTTTACGCCTGCATCCAGTACGTGGGCGGGGAGCGCGGGAGCGTTGTAGTCATGGACGATCTCGGCAAACCTGTGGACGCCACGATCGTGTATGGCAAACATTTCCACGACCATACCACCCAGCAATTACGCGACACCGTGGAACGAGGGCTGGCTGGATGGGTGGTGCAAAACCGCAAAGCCGCTCTTGTGCCCGATACCAGCAAGGACGAACGCTGGCTCCGCCGCGCAGACGATGCCGCGGAGAAAACCGGACCCAAATCGGCGATCTGTGTACCGTTGATGGCGCGCGAACGTTTTGTGGGGGTGCTGACCCTTGTCCACTCTGTGCCCAATACCTTCAATGAGGAACACCTTGAATTGGTCCAAGCCATTTCCGACCAGGCGAGTGTGGCCGTCCTAAATGCGCGTTTGTACACCGAAACCCAGCGCACAGCCCGGATCATGTCTGCGCTGGCGGAGGGGGCGGCAGCGATCAATTCCTCCCTTGAAATGCAGGATGTGCTCCGGCGCATCCTTAACCAGACCATGCAAGCGCTTCAAGTGGAGACCGTGGCACTGGCGTTGATCGACCCGGCGACCCGGGAACTTGTTGTCAAAGCAGCTGCCGGGAGCAACTCCGGCGGCATTCCAGGATTTCGCATCCCCGCAGGGCAGGGATTGACAGGCAAAGTTGTCGCTCAGAAGCATGGGATCATCTTATCCTCCATCAGCCAGGAATCTGGCATCAACGAAACGGACAGGCTGAACGGACTCGAGATGCGTGCGCTTGCGATCGCCCCGATCCAATCCCACGGAAAAGTCATCGGTGTGCTCGAGGCAGTCAATCCTATCGCCGGTTCCTTCGACCCCGATGCTATGGTTGTGATGACCGGCCTGGGGAATATCGCCGGAAGCACCATTGAAAATTCGCAGCTATTCGAGCAATTGCAACACGCCCACAGGCACTACCGCGAACTTTTCGAAGACAGTGTGGACCCCATTTTGATCACCGACTGGGAAGGGCGGATTTTTGAAGTGAACCGCGGCGCCGTTGAGGTGAGCGGGTATTCCTCCGCAGAACTTCATGCCATGAGCATTGAGCAATTGCATGAGGTCAATTGGGCAAAAGCCGGTTTGAACTTCGAAATGCTTAAGAACGGCAATACCTGCGGGTATGAGTCCAGTCTTTTGCGCAAAGACGGCGGCATGGTGTCGATCGAGGTCTATGCGCGGCGCGTGGAATTCAACAATACCGAAGCGATCCAATGGATCATGCGGGATATTACCTCGCGCAAGGATCTCGATGCCCTGCGCGACGACATGATCTCCATGATCTTCCACGACCTGCGCTCCCCGCTGGGAAATATCGTTTCGAGCCTGGAGATGATGAGCGCGCTTCTTCCCCAGGATGAAACGCTGAATTCGATGCTCAACATCGCCAAGAATTCAACCGGGCGGATCCACCGCCTGGTGAACTCCCTGCTGGATATCAACCGCCTCGAAGCCGGTCAGCAGATCGTGGATCAGAACTCCATCGACCCGGTGGCGCTGGTGCGCGAAGCAATCCGGGACGTGGAGCCTTCCGTTGCCGCCCGCCAACAAATCCTGACCAACCGCGCCACAAGCGTCCTGCCATTGGTATGGGTGGACGTGGATATGATCTACCGCGTGTTGATCAACCTGCTTGAAAATGCGATCAAGTTCACGCCTGTGGGCAGACGCATCGATATCGGAGCACAAACCGCCCCGGATGGCATGTTCGTCAATTTCTGGGTGCGCGATAATGGCCCCGGCATTCCGCTTTCCGAGCAGGAACGCATCTTCGAAAAGTTCACCCGTCTGCGTGGAAAAAACAAACCGGGCGGATTGGGCGTCGGCCTGGCATTCTGCCGCCTGGCTGTGAATGGCCACGGCGGAAAAATTTGGATCGAAAGCGAAG